One stretch of Oncorhynchus masou masou isolate Uvic2021 chromosome 9, UVic_Omas_1.1, whole genome shotgun sequence DNA includes these proteins:
- the LOC135546452 gene encoding dynein light chain 2, cytoplasmic codes for MTDRKAVIKNADMSEDMQQDAVDCATQAMEKYNIEKDIAAYIKKEFDKKYNPTWHCIVGRNFGSYVTHETKHFIYFYLGQVAILLFKSG; via the exons ATGACTGACAGGAAGGCAGTAATCAAGAATGCTGACATGTCAGAGGACATGCAGCAGGATGCAGTGGACTGTGCTACCCAGGCCATGGAGAAGTACAATATAGAGAAGGACATTGCGGCCTACATAAAGAAG GAATTTGACAAGAAGTATAACCCAACATGGCATTGTATTGTTGGGAGGAACTTCGGCAGCTACGTCACTCATGAGACAAAGCATTTCATCTACTTCTATTTGGGGCAGGTGGCCATCCTCCTCTTCAAGTCTGGCTGA